One segment of Brassica napus cultivar Da-Ae chromosome C3, Da-Ae, whole genome shotgun sequence DNA contains the following:
- the LOC106385287 gene encoding probable pectinesterase/pectinesterase inhibitor 47 — protein sequence MQTQHFCSSLLFLSLLCLSWALIISSTQPPSQPPTQPPSQPPSQPPSPPPSQPPAQSPSQQAKIACKSTPYPKLCRTILSAFKSSPSDPYRYGKFTLKQCLKQARRLSKVINRFAQRVQKDPGASTAEEVSAVADCGDLAELSVEYLETVSDELKAAELMTEALVDRVSSLLGGVVTNQQTCLDGLEDAKSALATVIGSPLGNVTQLYSVSLGLVSHALSRNLKRYKGSKGKIFGGGKKAVREPLETLIKVLRKTCDKSKDCRNDRKLGELGETSGGSILVREAVIVGPYETDNFTTITEAVAAAPNNTFPEEGYYVIYAREGLYEEYIVISNKKRNIMLIGDGINKTIISGNHSFIDGWTTYNSSTFAVVGDRFVAVDVTFRNTAGPEKHQAVAVRNNADGSTFYRCSFEGYQDTLYVHSLRQFYRECDIYGTIDFIFGNAAAVFQNCNIYARKPMEHQKNAVTAHGRTDPSQKTGISIINCTIGAAPDLAADPNPAMTFLGRPWKPYSRTVYIQSYISDAIQPVGWLEWNGTTGLDTISYGEYDNFGPGANTSKRVQWSGYSLLNLAQAMNFTVYNFTLGDTWLPQTDIPFYGGLLRTE from the exons ATGCAAACACAACACTTCTGTTCATCTCTCTTGTTCCTGTCTCTTCTATGTCTGTCATGGGCTTTGATAATCTCATCGACGCAGCCTCCATCACAGCCACCGACTCAGCCTCCATCACAGCCACCGTCACAGCCTCCATCACCGCCACCTTCACAGCCTCCAGCGCAGTCTCCATCACAACAAGCCAAAATCGCTTGTAAATCCACTCCTTACCCAAAGCTCTGCCGCACAATCCTCTCCGCCTTCAAATCCTCACCGTCCGATCCATACCGTTACGGTAAGTTCACGCTCAAGCAATGCCTCAAACAAGCGCGTCGCCTTTCCAAAGTCATTAACCGCTTCGCCCAGCGCGTACAGAAAGATCCCGGAGCGTCCACGGCGGAAGAGGTCAGCGCGGTGGCTGACTGCGGCGACCTGGCGGAGCTTAGCGTTGAGTACCTTGAAACGGTTTCGGATGAGCTGAAAGCAGCGGAGCTCATGACGGAGGCGCTAGTTGATCGTGTGTCGAGTCTTCTTGGCGGCGTCGTGACGAACCAACAGACTTGCCTCGACGGTCTTGAGGACGCTAAGAGCGCGCTTGCGACGGTGATTGGATCGCCGTTGGGGAATGTCACGCAGCTCTACAGTGTATCGCTGGGGCTTGTGAGTCACGCGCTTAGCCGTAACCTGAAGCGGTATAAAGGATCCAAGGGTAAAATCTTTGGTGGTGGTAAAAAAGCTGTGCGTGAACCGCTCGAGACTTTGATTAAG GTTTTACGTAAAACATGCGACAAGAGCAAAGATTGTAGGAATGATAGGAAATTAGGTGAGCTAGGGGAAACGAGCGGTGGCTCGATCCTCGTAAGAGAAGCAGTGATCGTCGGTCCATACGAAACCGATAACTTCACTACTATAACTGAGGCCGTCGCTGCCGCACCTAACAACACATTTCCTGAGGAAGGCTACTACGTCATCTATGCAAGAGAAGGTCTTTACGAAGAATACATTgtcatttcaaataaaaaaagaaacataatgCTTATTGGTGATGGAATCAATAAAACCATCATTTCTGGAAACCACAGTTTTATTGATGGCTGGACTACTTATAATTCTTCAACCTTTG CGGTGGTTGGAGACCGATTTGTTGCAGTTGATGTGACATTCCGAAACACAGCTGGACCGGAGAAGCACCAGGCCGTGGCCGTGAGAAATAATGCGGATGGATCGACATTTTATCGGTGTAGTTTCGAAGGCTATCAAGATACTCTCTACGTGCATTCTTTAAGACAGTTTTACCGTGAATGCGATATATACG GTACCATAGATTTTATTTTCGGAAATGCAGCTGCAGTATTTCAAAACTGCAATATATATGCTCGCAAACCAATGGAACACCAGAAAAATGCAGTGACAGCCCATGGAAGAACCGACCCAAGCCAAAAAACCGGAATATCCATAATCAATTGTACAATTGGAGCTGCTCCGGACCTCGCTGCTGACCCCAACCCGGCCATGACATTTCTTGGGCGGCCATGGAAGCCTTACTCGAGAACGGTATACATCCAATCCTACATCAGTGATGCTATCCAACCAGTGGGATGGCTTGAATGGAATGGTACAACCGGGCTAGATACGATCTCATATGGTGAATATGACAACTTTGGACCGGGGGCTAATACAAGCAAGAGGGTCCAGTGGTCAGGTTATAGCCTATTGAACTTGGCACAAGCCATGAACTTCACCGTCTACAATTTCACTTTGGGAGACACTTGGTTGCCTCAAACTGACATTCCCTTCTACGGTGGGTTGCTTCGCACAGAATGA
- the LOC106382991 gene encoding type I inositol polyphosphate 5-phosphatase 10 — protein MSDPLYIFNKKYQSETVVESLLSSSNFRSSMPAQQLQSLRVFVATWNVGGKSPHSGLDLDSLFHVHSEFDIYVLGFQEIVPLNAGNVLVLGDNEPAAKWLSMINQSLNKSSSSSSSGGRFVPKPPAFGAGSMFFVKPSLKKISENFRTGCRRKLKICNCSSFSEEISRKYGRESCFRCPESLVNQTDLFSDDDEEEDDDDDEEEEDEEGGGGKVASIVSNQMMMKYGLVASKQMVGIFLTVWMRKELIQHVTHLRISCVSRGIMGCLGNKGCIAVSLQLYKTSFCFICSHLASGEREGDERRRNSDVIEILKNTSFPRICRTSFTRVPHRITKHDRVIWLGDLNYRIALSYSETKSLLDKNAWDTLLNKDQLKIERDAGRVFKGWHEGKIFFAPTYKYSYNSDAYAGDTTKEKKNKRRTPAWCDRILWHGDGTRQLSYVRGESRFSDHRPVCAVFVVNVEVCEGKTGTRRQ, from the exons ATGTCGGATCCActctatatatttaataaaa AGTATCAATCCGAGACAGTAGTTGAATCTCTGTTATCTTCAAGCAATTTCAGATCTTCAATGCCTGCTCAACAACTCCAGTCCTTGAG AGTCTTTGTGGCTACATGGAACGTGGGAGGAAAGTCTCCTCACTCTGGTCTTGATCTTGATTCCTTGTTTCACGTCCACAGCGAGTTCGATATATACGTTTTAGG TTTTCAGGAGATTGTTCCATTGAATGCTGGAAATGTTCTTGTGCTGGGAGACAACGAGCCTGCTGCTAAATGGTTATCTATGATCAACCAGTCCTTGAACaaatcctcatcatcatcatcctctggTGGAAGATTTGTCCCAAAACCACCAGCTTTTGGCGCTGGGTCCATGTTCTTTGTGAAACCCTCTTTGAAGAAGATAAGTGAGAACTTCAGAACGGGGTGCAGGAGAAAGCTGAAGATCTGTAACTGCAGTTCCTTCTCTGAAGAGATTTCGAGAAAGTATGGGAGAGAATCTTGTTTCAGATGTCCAGAGTCTCTTGTTAACCAAACTGATTTATTCTCTGatgacgacgaagaagaagatgatgatgatgatgaagaagaagaagatgaggaaggaggaggagggaAGGTTGCTTCTATTGTAAGCAACCAGATGATGATGAAGTATGGTCTTGTGGCATCAAAGCAAATGGTGGGAATATTCTTGACTGTGTGGATGAGAAAGGAACTTATTCAACATGTGACTCATCTCAGAATCTCATGTGTCAGCCGTGGAATCATGGGTTGCTTAGGAAACAAG GGATGCATAGCTGTGAGTCTACAGCTATACAAGACCAGCTTCTGCTTCATTTGTAGTCATCTAGCTTccggagagagagaaggagatgaaCGTCGCAGAAACTCTGATGTGATTGAGATCCTGAAGAACACAAGTTTCCCTAGAATCTGTAGAACGTCTTTCACCCGTGTTCCCCATCGAATCACTAAACATGA TCGAGTCATCTGGCTTGGAGATTTGAACTACAGAATAGCTTTAAGTTACTCAGAAACAAAGTCCCTCTTGGATAAAAACGCTTGGGACACTCTTCTCAATAAAGATCAG CTCAAGATTGAGAGAGACGCAGGAAGAGTGTTTAAAGGATGGCACGAAGGAAAAATCTTCTTTGCACCGACTTATAAGTACTCTTATAACTCAGATGCTTACGCTGGAGACACTaccaaagagaagaagaacaagagaagaacTCCTGCATG GTGTGACAGGATTCTTTGGCACGGTGATGGAACTCGGCAGCTCTCCTATGTTCGCGGCGAGTCGAGATTCTCCGATCACCGGCCCGTCTGCGCCGTGTTTGTCGTCAACGTTGAGGTTTGCGAGGGTAAAACCGGAACTAGGAGACAATAG
- the LOC106382990 gene encoding translocase of chloroplast 34, chloroplastic-like — protein sequence MAALQMSREWIGIQQFPPATQSKLLEILEKFKEEDVSSLTVLVMGKGGVGKSSTVNSVIGERAAAVTTFQSDGLRPTLVSRSRSGFTLNIIDTPGLIEGGYVNDQAVNLIKGFLLNKTIDVLLYVDRLDVYRVDDLDRQVVTAITDAFGKEIWKKSALVLSHAQFSPPDGLNYDLFVSRRSDALLKLIRGAAQLKKQDMQGSLIPVILVENSGRCHKNESDEKILPDGTSWIPNLFKTITEISFNCNKSIHVDKKLVEGPNPNDRGKRLIPLIFAFQYLLVMKPLVRFIKSDVSRESKPAWEMRGSGSASRRS from the exons ATGGCAGCTTTGCAAATGTCTCGAGAATGGATCGGTATTCAGCAGTTTCCACCAGCTACTCAATCAAAGCTGCTTGAGATCCTTGAGAAGTTCAAAGAAGAG GATGTGAGCTCGCTAACAGTACTTGTAATGGGGAAAGGCGGTGTTGGGAAGTCGTCAACTGTTAATTCAGTTATAGGCGAGAGAGCTGCTGCAGTCACTACTTTCCAG TCTGACGGACTGAGACCGACCTTGGTCTCTCGCTCAAGGTCAGGTTTTACATTAAACATCATCGACACTCCTGGTCTTATTGAAGGAGGATACGTTAATGATCAAGCCGTCAACCTTATCAAAgg GTTTCTCTTGAACAAGACTATAGATGTGCTACTATACGTGGACCGTTTGGATGTATACCGGGTCGATGACTTGGACAGGCAGGTGGTGACGGCTATAACGGATGCATTTGGTAAAGAGATATGGAAGAAGTCTGCTCTTGTCCTCAGTCATGCTCAGTTCTCTCCGCCTGACGGATTAAATTATGATCTCTTTGTCTCCAGAAGATCTGATGCTCTTCTGAAACTGATCCGTGGTGCCGCTCAGCTGAAGAAACAGGATATGCAGGGTTCGTTGATTCCTGTCATACTTGTTGAGAACAGTGGAAGGTGTCATAAGAATGAAAGCGACGAAAAG ATTCTTCCAGACGGAACTAGTTGGATTCCAAATCTGTTCAAGACAATTACAGAGATCTCCTTTAATTGCAACAAGTCGATTCACGTTGACAAGAAACTTGTGGAAGGGCCAAACCCAAACGATAGAGGAAAACGACTGATTCCATTAATCTTTGCATTCCAA TACCTGTTAGTGATGAAGCCACTGGTTAGATTTATCAAGTCTGATGTATCTAGAGAGAGTAAACCGGCGTGGGAGATGCGAGGCTCCGGTTCAGCAAGCCGAAGGTCTTAA
- the LOC106382988 gene encoding coatomer subunit delta: MVVTNASIVTKSGKVLVSRQYVDMSRIVIEGLLAAFPKLIGLEKQHTYFETETVRYVYQPIEALFLLLVTTKQSNILQDLDTLRLLSKLVPEYCVSLDEEGIGRANFDLVHAFDEVLSLGHKEDVTVAQVKQYCEMESHEEQLHKLVMQSKINDTKDVMKRKANEIDKSKVEKTRGDKGGFSSMGSMGSARLDSSFNGLNISQGGGGGGYGSGAGFGMISDFDPLNAKAKDRSRSSVTAPPKSSGMKLGKSGKNQLMESLKAEGEHIIEDVKPTGQTRAPVPSPTDPFTLTVEEKLSVALRRDGGISSFDVQGTLSLQILNQEDGFVQVQIETGGNPEIRFNTHPNINRELFNSESILGLKRPDQPFPTGQGGGGVGLLRWRMQRADESMVPLTINCWPSVSGSETYVSIEYEASSMFDLTNVTISVPLPALRDAPIVKQCDGDWRYDSRNSVLEWSLLLIDNSNRSGSMEFVVPPVDSSVFFPMSVQFAATSTYSGLKVTGMIPLRGGSGGATPKFVQRTQLIAQDYQVV; the protein is encoded by the exons atg GTTGTGACTAATGCCTCCATTGTGACCAAATCTGGAAAAG tgcTTGTTTCCAGACAATACGTGGACATGTCTCGTATTGTGATTGAAGGTCTGCTTGCAGCTTTTCCTAAACTGATTGGCTTGGAGAAGCAGCATACTTATTTTGAGACAGAGACTGTGCGATATGTGTATCAGCCTATTGAAgctctcttcttgcttcttgTTACTACTAAGCAGAGTAACATTCTTCAAGATCTCGACACCCTCAGGCTTCTCTCCAAACTT GTACCTGAGTATTGCGTGTCTTTGGATGAAGAAGGGATTGGCAGGGCTAACTTCGACCTGGTACATGCGTTCGATGAAGTCTTATCTCTTGGGCACAAGGAAGATGTGACGGTTGCCCAGGTGAAGCAGTACTGTGAAATGGAAAGTCACGAGGAGCAGTTGCATAAACTGGTAATGCAGAGCAAGATCAATGACACTAAAGACGTGATGAAGCGTAAGGCTAATGAGATTGACAAAAGCAAG GTTGAAAAGACTAGAGGTGATAAGGGAGGGTTTTCGTCTATGGGTTCAATGGGATCTGCAAGACTTGACAGTAGTTTCAATGGCTTGAACATATCTCAaggtggtggtggcggtggtTATGGAAGTGGTGCTGGGTTTGGCATGATTTCAGATTTTGATCCGCTCAATGCCAAGGCGAAAG ATCGATCAAGGTCTTCTGTCACTGCTCCTCCTAAGAGCTCTGGCATGAAACTTGGCAAGTCGGGAAAGAACCAGTTAATGGAGTCCCTTAAAGCCGAAGGTGAACACATCATTGAAGATGTTAAGCCTACTGGGCAAACTAGAGCACCTGTCCCATCTCCAACTGATCCTTTCACATTAACTGTCGAGGAGAAGCTTAGTGTCGCATTGAGACGCGATGGTGGAATCAGTAGCTTTGATGTGCAGGGAACCCTCTCGCTTCAAATTCTTAACCAAGAAGATGGATTTGTCCAAGTTCAG ATTGAAACTGGTGGAAACCCTGAAATTCGTTTCAATACGCATCCCAACATCAACAGAGAACTCTTTAATAGCGAGAGTATTCTTGGGCTGAAGAGACCTGATCAGCCATTTCCTACTGGTCAAGGTGGAGGTGGTGTTGGTCTTCTGAGGTGGAGAATGCAAAGAGCAGACGAGTCGATGGTGCCACTAACAA TCAACTGCTGGCCTTCAGTCTCTGGAAGCGAGACATATGTGAGCATAGAGTATGAAGCCTCGTCCATGTTTGATCTAACTAATGTGACCATCTCCGTACCTCTTCCTGCTCTGAGAGATGCACCAATCGTTAAACAATGTGATGGAGACTGGAG GTACGACTCAAGAAACTCTGTTCTGGAATGGTCTTTGCTTCTTATCGACAACTCCAACCGCAG TGGGTCGATGGAGTTTGTTGTGCCACCAGTTGATTCATCGGTGTTCTTCCCCATGTCTGTTCAGTTTGCAGCCACCAGTACATACAGTGGCTTAAAG GTGACGGGGATGATTCCTCTGAGAGGCGGTAGTGGTGGTGCGACTCCAAAGTTTGTGCAGAGGACGCAGCTGATTGCACAGGATTACCAAGTCGTATGA
- the LOC106386686 gene encoding probable protein S-acyltransferase 3 isoform X1, with the protein MQREIMSKKKSSQVHCLPSGDLMTASTSKRIPEIRLYKAWKGNNRFFCGGRLIFGPDVSSLFLTSFLIGAPALTFCIRMLFWIRRGDPSFNYTVLTSGFILTLLDFMFLLLTSARDPGIIPRNKTSMNLEDGSESSLTQSMEWVNNKTPHLKVPKTKDVFVNGYTIKVKFCDTCLLYRPPRASHCSICNNCVQRFDHHCPWVGQCIARRNYPFFICFISTSTLLCLYVFVFSWINLIRQPGKLWRTMSHDIVSVILIVYTFVAVWFVGGLTIFHFYLMSTNQTTYENFRYRYDKKENPYKRGLLKNVKEVFFAKIPPSQLDLRAMVPEEDDVTIASEYQSEYSSSVRYDSEMGGKLTNRDSPKKLPMRARNLDNIDLSDDYDKSLATRDDVSLDLSSHLN; encoded by the exons ATGCAGAGGGAGATAATGAGCAAGAAGAAGAGTAGTCAGGTTCATTGTCTTCCCTCTGGTGATCTCATGACGGCTTCAACTTCAAAACGCATTCCTGAGATCAGATTGTACAAAGCCTGGAAGGGTAACAAC AGATTTTTCTGTGGTGGAAGGCTAATCTTTGGTCCTGATGtatcatctctgttcctaacCTCGTTCTTGATTGGAGCTCCTGCCCTTACATTCTGCATAAGGATGCTCTTCTGGATCCGAAGAGGCGACCCTTCCTTCAATTACACCGTTCTGACTTCAGGATTTATCCTCACCCTCTTG GACTTTATGTTTCTATTGTTGACATCAGCTAGGGATCCAGGAATCATCCCCAGGAACAAAACATCAATGAATCTTGAAGATGGTTCAGAGAGTTCATTGACACAATCTATGGAATGGGTCAACAACAAAACTCCTCATCTCAAGGTTCCTAAAACGAAAGACGTTTTCGTTAATGGCTACACTATCAAAGTCAAGTTCTGTGATACTTGCTTGCTATACCGTCCACCACGCGCATCTCACTGCTCCATATGTAATAACTGTGTCCAACGCTTTGATCATCATTGTCCATGGGTCGGACAATGCATTGCCCGT AGAAACTACCCTTTCTTCATATGCTTCATCTCAACTTCAACATTGTTATGCCTATATGTCTTTGTGTTCTCTTGGATCAATCTAATCAGACAGCCTGGGAAACTATGGAGGACAATGTCTCATGATATAGTCTCTGTCATTCTTATAGTCTATACATTCGTTGCTGTCTGGTTCGTTGGTGGCCTAACCATTTTCCACTTCTATCTAATGTCAACAAATCAG ACAACTTATGAGAATTTCCGGTACCGTTATGACAAGAAAGAAAATCCTTACAAGAGAGGGTTACTAAAGAACGTTAAAGAGGTGTTCTTCGCCAAGATACCGCCTTCTCAACTAGATCTCAGAGCAATGGtaccagaagaagatgacgtGACAATAGCATCTGAGTATCAATCAGAGTATAGTTCATCAGTCAGATATGATTCAGAAATGGGAGGCAAGCTCACTAATCGGGATAGTCCAAAGAAGCTTCCTATGCGCGCAAGAAACTTAGATAATATTGACCTTAGTGATGACTATGACAAATCTCTGGCTACTAGAGATGATGTTTCTCTTGATCTTTCTTCTCATCTCAACTAG
- the LOC106386686 gene encoding probable protein S-acyltransferase 3 isoform X2 has protein sequence MLFWIRRGDPSFNYTVLTSGFILTLLDFMFLLLTSARDPGIIPRNKTSMNLEDGSESSLTQSMEWVNNKTPHLKVPKTKDVFVNGYTIKVKFCDTCLLYRPPRASHCSICNNCVQRFDHHCPWVGQCIARRNYPFFICFISTSTLLCLYVFVFSWINLIRQPGKLWRTMSHDIVSVILIVYTFVAVWFVGGLTIFHFYLMSTNQTTYENFRYRYDKKENPYKRGLLKNVKEVFFAKIPPSQLDLRAMVPEEDDVTIASEYQSEYSSSVRYDSEMGGKLTNRDSPKKLPMRARNLDNIDLSDDYDKSLATRDDVSLDLSSHLN, from the exons ATGCTCTTCTGGATCCGAAGAGGCGACCCTTCCTTCAATTACACCGTTCTGACTTCAGGATTTATCCTCACCCTCTTG GACTTTATGTTTCTATTGTTGACATCAGCTAGGGATCCAGGAATCATCCCCAGGAACAAAACATCAATGAATCTTGAAGATGGTTCAGAGAGTTCATTGACACAATCTATGGAATGGGTCAACAACAAAACTCCTCATCTCAAGGTTCCTAAAACGAAAGACGTTTTCGTTAATGGCTACACTATCAAAGTCAAGTTCTGTGATACTTGCTTGCTATACCGTCCACCACGCGCATCTCACTGCTCCATATGTAATAACTGTGTCCAACGCTTTGATCATCATTGTCCATGGGTCGGACAATGCATTGCCCGT AGAAACTACCCTTTCTTCATATGCTTCATCTCAACTTCAACATTGTTATGCCTATATGTCTTTGTGTTCTCTTGGATCAATCTAATCAGACAGCCTGGGAAACTATGGAGGACAATGTCTCATGATATAGTCTCTGTCATTCTTATAGTCTATACATTCGTTGCTGTCTGGTTCGTTGGTGGCCTAACCATTTTCCACTTCTATCTAATGTCAACAAATCAG ACAACTTATGAGAATTTCCGGTACCGTTATGACAAGAAAGAAAATCCTTACAAGAGAGGGTTACTAAAGAACGTTAAAGAGGTGTTCTTCGCCAAGATACCGCCTTCTCAACTAGATCTCAGAGCAATGGtaccagaagaagatgacgtGACAATAGCATCTGAGTATCAATCAGAGTATAGTTCATCAGTCAGATATGATTCAGAAATGGGAGGCAAGCTCACTAATCGGGATAGTCCAAAGAAGCTTCCTATGCGCGCAAGAAACTTAGATAATATTGACCTTAGTGATGACTATGACAAATCTCTGGCTACTAGAGATGATGTTTCTCTTGATCTTTCTTCTCATCTCAACTAG
- the LOC106382987 gene encoding ubiquitin-conjugating enzyme E2 22, protein MGSNENLPPNVIRQLAKELKSLDESPPEGIKVVVNDEDFSQICADIEGPVGTPYENGLFRMKLALSHDFPHSPPKGYFMTKIFHPNIASNGEICVNTLKKDWNPSLGLRHVLSVVRCLLIEPFPESALNEQAGKMLLENYEEYARHARLYTGIHAKPKPKFKTGAISESTTALNVGQTNNNETPGAASAIPSSVADINRVTTTTSGQDQQEVANNSLAAAGSASVVTTTQKREAGLAKVQADKKKVDARKKSLRRL, encoded by the exons ATG GGTAGCAATGAGAATCTACCACCCAATGTCATCAGGCAGCTCGCCAAGGAACTCAAGAGTCTTGACGAATCTCCTCCAGAAGGCATCAAGGTTGTTGTCAATGACGAGGATTTCTCACAGATATGTGCTGACATTGAAGGACCAG TTGGGACTCCTTATGAGAATGGGCTTTTCCGTATGAAGTTGGCACTGTCTCATGATTTTCCACATTCCCCGCCTAAAG GCTACTTCATGACAAAGATATTCCATCCCAATATTGCTTCTAATGGAGAGATCTGCGTTAACACGCTTAAGAAAGATTGGAATCCTAGTCTTGGATTAAGACATGTCCTCTCT GTTGTGAGGTGCTTACTGATCGAGCCGTTTCCAGAATCTGCATTAAACGAACAGGCTGGGAAGATGCTACTTGAGAACTATGAAGAGTATGCTAGGCATGCTCG GCTTTACACGGGTATCCATGCTAAACCAAAACCTAAGTTCAAGACGGGAGCTATCTCAGAGTCGACGACGGCTCTAAACGTTGGCCAGACTAACAACAACGAGACGCCTGGTGCTGCTTCTGCAATACCCTCCTCAGTGGCAGACATCAACAGAGTAACAACAACAACGAGTGGCCAAGACCAACAAGAAGTGGCTAACAATTCTTTAGCAGCAGCAGGTTCTGCGAGTGTGGTCACTACGACACAGAAAAGGGAAGCCGGTTTGGCCAAGGTGCAGGCAGACAAGAAGAAGGTAGACGCTAGAAAAAAGAGCTTGAGGAGACTGTGA
- the LOC106386112 gene encoding transcription factor MYBC1-like, producing MRDEEEELPSPEELIPLSQSLITPHLALAFDLRSTHHRNNGNSGHRLPQTTPPQANSSAGDEPARTLKRQRLVWTPQLHKRFVDAVAHIGIKNAVPKTIMQLMSVEGLTRENVASHLQKYRLYLKRMQSGGGGRGGNVGESDHLFASSPVPAHFLQQTGRQSSDHFIPSFVPLAETLQHQHHQQPSQLLHRPISAVKMDQSLFLARQSQQQPVAIVRPSSLHLHSQVANYANDLEPGAKTVLTLFPTRQD from the coding sequence atgagagatgaagaagaagagcttcCGTCGCCGGAGGAGCTCATACCATTATCTCAGTCACTAATCACTCCCCATCTCGCCCTCGCCTTCGATCTCAGAAGCACTCACCACCGCAACAACGGAAACTCCGGCCACCGTCTGCCTCAAACCACGCCGCCGCAAGCCAACTCATCCGCCGGAGACGAACCAGCTCGGACACTGAAACGGCAGCGTTTAGTATGGACGCCGCAGCTGCACAAGCGTTTCGTAGACGCTGTGGCGCATATCGGGATCAAGAACGCTGTTCCCAAAACCATCATGCAGCTCATGAGCGTCGAGGGGTTAACCAGAGAGAATGTCGCTAGTCATCTCCAAAAGTACCGACTTTACCTCAAGAGGATGCAGTCCggcggaggaggaagaggaggtaACGTCGGTGAGTCTGATCATCTCTTCGCGAGCTCGCCTGTTCCTGCGCACTTCTTACAGCAGACAGGGAGACAAAGCTCCGACCATTTCATACCGTCTTTTGTCCCATTGGCGGAGACTCTTCAGCATCAGCATCACCAGCAACCGTCTCAGCTCCTCCACCGACCAATATCCGCCGTGAAGATGGATCAGTCGTTGTTCTTGGCTAGGCAGAGTCAGCAGCAACCTGTTGCTATCGTCAGACCATCTTCGTTGCATCTGCACAGTCAAGTGGCTAACTACGCAAATGATTTGGAACCAGGAGCCAAGACGGTCTTGACACTGTTTCCAACTCGACAagattga
- the LOC106382986 gene encoding uncharacterized protein LOC106382986, which yields MAAAMNEKEAMVDPFLVEALQNPRHRLTILRMELDIQKFFQSPEQQQYEFPPYPTSYLRLAAHRVAHHYGLFTTALDGAALDGSGNRILVTKTGESRYPYVCLSEIPVKQPEANGRRPQGFKLAIKARPNGGSGGAGGGSGVERNLLRSVEERKEEYEKARARIFNSPNSSDSEDSSTRAPPPPPVQQTKHNNSRLPARHESESVVDEERNGVGRTSRVAIIRDREKDRYDPDYDRNRYVRVTPPVQNFSPMPPIHLPFHDGVFPQMPRTQQPNISYGHPLNPAMTSTNAPAYTEWPSVTMSYAQTLHASDPNHFRHQNP from the exons ATGGCTGCAGCTATGAACGAGAAGGAAGCTATGGTTGATCCTTTCCTAGTCGAAGCTCTTCAGAACCCTCGTCATCGTCTCACCA TTCTGCGTATGGAGCTGGATATACAAAAGTTCTTTCAAAGCCCAGAGCAGCAGCAATACGAGTTCCCTCCTTACCCAACCTCTTACCTCCGCCTCGCTGCTCACCGCGTCGCTCACCACTACGGCCTCTTCACCACCGCCTTAGACGGTGCTGCTTTAGACGGCTCCGGGAACAGGATCCTCGTCACCAAGACCGGTGAGAGCAGATACCCTTACGTCTGTTTGTCTGAGATTCCCGTGAAGCAGCCTGAGGCTAACGGAAGGAGGCCTCAGGGCTTCAAGCTCGCCATCAAGGCTAGACCTAACGGAGGGTCTGGTGGGGCGGGTGGTGGGTCGGGTGTGGAGAGGAATCTGTTGAGGAGCGTTGAGGAGAGGAAAGAGGAGTATGAGAAGGCCAGGGCGCGGATCTTTAACAGTCCTAATAGTTCAGACTCTGAAGACTCTTCAACTcgagctcctcctcctcctcctgttcAGCAGACAAAACATAACAACAGTAGACTCCCAGCTAGACACGAGAGTGAGAGTGTTGTTGATGAGGAGAGGAACGGTGTTGGAAGGACTTCACGGGTCGCCATTATtagagatagagagaaagatCGTTATGATCCTGATTATGACCGGAACAG GTACGTGAGGGTTACTCCACCGGTACAAAACTTCAGCCCGATGCCGCCGATTCATCTTCCTTTCCATGACGGAGTTTTCCCACAGATGCCAAGAACTCAACAACCCAATATAAGCTACGGACATCCCTTGAACCCTGCTATGACTTCTACTAACGCGCCTGCTTATACAGAGTGGCCTAGTGTCACAATGAGTTATGCACAGACATTGCATGCTTCAGACCCAAATCATTTCAG GCACCAGAATCCCTGA